A window of Candidatus Obscuribacterales bacterium genomic DNA:
CTGAAACCACACCTCGCAGCATGGCAAAGCCCAAAGCAGGAAACAAGCCCCACAGAATAATATCGAGATAACGTTGCGCCAACTCCACTGTGGTTGCAGTTTGCCCTAGCTGAATCAGCAGTACTTCTAGATGAGCGATCGCAATCATAATTGGAATTGTTAACAGTAACGATAGCCACACTCCTTGCCGGGTGACTTGCCCAATGCGAGTTTCATTACCAGCTCCATAGGCTTCTGCCACCAAGGGGCTGATACCCATTACAACCCCGCTGGTTGTCCATACGATTGAGAAGAAGGTAATTGAGGCTAATGCTCCAGCGGCTAAGGTTTCTTTCCCTAAATGCCCCATCATTACGGTATCGACAAAACCCGTCGCAAGTTGGGCAACTTGGGCACTGGCTAAAGGAATTGCTAGGTGTAGAAATGCTTTGAGTTCTGTACGGATGCTCAATTTATAAGTATTCAGGGTTGACATACCCAGGAAAATCTCCAGCGTTACAATCTGTAATTCATTCAGCTACAATTACAGTCTAGGGAGGCTTAAACGTCTGAACTATCAAAATCTTCTGGGATTTTCAAAATTCTGCTCTCAATTCTGCAAGGAGCAATCGTACCGATGGCAGTCTCTCATTCCTTAACCCACCAAAATCCAAAATTGCCAATAGTTTCTAGTCAAAATTTAGGTTGGGAGCAGCTTTTGGTCGAAGAATACCAGCAGTCGTCTGGTAGTACAAAGGTTAAGCCAGAAGCTGATCCGATTATTTGCTTGACTCTGACGGCTCAACCCCATCGAATTTATCAGAGTATGGGCGATTGCCATTACGTCGGACTGTATCGCCAAGGTGATCTTTGCATTACTCCAGCGAGCATCCCCAGTGGCTTCCAGGCTGAACGTGAAGATCATTACCTATCTGTTCAAATTCCCTCAGTGTTTCTTCAGCAAGTTGCTCAAGAAGCTCTCGAACTCGATCCAGATCGCGTGGAAATAGTCCCCACATTTCAGGTTCGCAACCCTCAACTGGAGCAACTGTTGCGGTTATTGCAAACCGAACTGCATCAGAATGGTCGGATGGGACGCTTATATGTTGAGTCGTTGAGCAATGCCCTAGTGGTAAATTTGCTTCAAGATCACTCAACCACTCATCTTCTTATCGCTCAGTATGAAGGTGGATTGGGCGATCGCAAGTTGCTTCAAGTCACACGCTATATTGATGATGCTTTAGACCAAGACATCAAACTTGCTGATCTTGCTCAAGTGGCTGAAATGAGCCAATCCCATTTCAGCCGTTTATTTAAACAATCGATGGGGGTGTCGCCCTATCAATATCTGTTACGACAGCGGATCGAACGAGCAAAGCAGCTCTTGAAAAAAACAAACCAATCTTTGATTGAGATTGCCCTGTCTTGCGGCTTTGATAGCCATAGTCACTTCACCAGGCAATTTCGACAATTTACAGGCGTAACTCCAAAAGCCTACCGCACGAATTAGGCGATCGCACTCCCACAAGTACCCTTCAAGCACGGCTCGGAAAATCAGCACCTCTGAGCGATCGCCCCCCGATCGCCACTGGAACTTTGCACTCTCACCAGTTGTATCAATTAACTCAACTGATGACTCAAAGCGATCGCATTGTGGGACACCTCGCAACAGTCGATCGCCTTCATGTGCATAACTTCGTGTTGGGGGCGATCGCGCATCCGGTCAGGGCGACGGATGTCGAAATCAGCCCTAGGGCAATTAAGCGAGATGTCAGCCGGGGGGGATTCATGCATACCTCCACACAACATAGGCTCGGCTAGCGAGTCCTACCTTTAGGGTAGTTCAACTCACTAGCCTGCCGCCCAATCATGCCAGGGGAATGAAATTGAATGCGTTGGGCACCGCTATTCGATCGCCAGAATCGGAGCGATTCTGGCCCCCAGAGGCTGCGCCAACGCCGCTTCCTGAAGCGGCAGTGCGGCCCGCGGTTCAACCTCACGGATACCCACCGCAGAGAAGATCAGCGTTGCGCCCATCAGCGCCATGATGGCGTTTTCGGCAAAGCTGATGATGCCCAACGGGGCTTTAGAATTGCCGCCAATGCAGGCACAGTTCAGGGCCATTTTGTCGATGTAGACGGCTTTGAACACCGACACCGCGCCGCTGACGCCTACTACCAGGGAGCCAATGCCCGTGGCCAGGGGCGCAACGCCAGACAGAAAGCCAAGGGCGATCGCGAGTTCCGCAAAGGGATACACCTTGCCGTAGGGCTTAAACCGCCGGGTAATAAGGTCGTACTTGGCAAAGCTTTCGGCAAAGGCGTTGATATCCATCAGCTTAAGCGAGGCCAGCATGGATAGGGAAATGCCCATAAAGCCGGGAATGCCCAGGGATGTGGCTAACGCTACGAGTCCGGCGGTAGAGAACAGGGCCGCGACCGGAGTGTAGGAGTAGTCAGCTTTTTCAGCCTCGACTTCGAAGTAGGCGGCCAGGTCGGTATAGCCGCCGATGCGCTGGTCGCCAAAAAAGATCTGGGGCGTCGTTGCTACATCGTGCT
This region includes:
- a CDS encoding glutaredoxin, coding for MTTTITTKHKTNSGLPSSVTLYRMSTAEHECPWGLRAVNLLNEKGIAFEDVRLTTPEAVADFKAQHDVATTPQIFFGDQRIGGYTDLAAYFEVEAEKADYSYTPVAALFSTAGLVALATSLGIPGFMGISLSMLASLKLMDINAFAESFAKYDLITRRFKPYGKVYPFAELAIALGFLSGVAPLATGIGSLVVGVSGAVSVFKAVYIDKMALNCACIGGNSKAPLGIISFAENAIMALMGATLIFSAVGIREVEPRAALPLQEAALAQPLGARIAPILAIE
- a CDS encoding AraC family transcriptional regulator; translated protein: MAVSHSLTHQNPKLPIVSSQNLGWEQLLVEEYQQSSGSTKVKPEADPIICLTLTAQPHRIYQSMGDCHYVGLYRQGDLCITPASIPSGFQAEREDHYLSVQIPSVFLQQVAQEALELDPDRVEIVPTFQVRNPQLEQLLRLLQTELHQNGRMGRLYVESLSNALVVNLLQDHSTTHLLIAQYEGGLGDRKLLQVTRYIDDALDQDIKLADLAQVAEMSQSHFSRLFKQSMGVSPYQYLLRQRIERAKQLLKKTNQSLIEIALSCGFDSHSHFTRQFRQFTGVTPKAYRTN